Part of the Oscillibacter hominis genome is shown below.
CAAGGCCATCGGGATCCATACCGTGTATGTGCTGATCTCTGTGGCCATCGGCTTCCTGTTAGGACTTGCCTTCGGCATCCTGCTCTCCCGGGTTCCCAAGTGGTCCGGCATCATCCTGCCGATCATCTCCATCTTCCAGACCATTCCCGGCCTGGTGTTCATCGGCGTGCTGTTCCTCTACATTGGTATGGTGCCCGCCACGATCATCATCGCCCTTTCCATCTACGCCATGTTCCCAGTGCTGAAAAACACCTACACCGGTATTTTGGGCGTGGCGCCCCAGTACGTGGAGGCGTCCAAGGGCTGCGGCATGTCCGCCGTCCAGACCCTCTTCCAGGTGGAGCTTCCGTTGGCCATGCCCACCATCATCGCCGGGCTCCGGATGTCGGCCATCTATACCGTCAGCTGGACCGTCCTTGCCTCCATGATCGGGCTTGGCGGACTGGGTGACTTCGTCTATCAGGGCGTATCCTCCAACAACAACACGTTGATCATCGCTGGAGCCATTCCCGCCGCCATTCTCGCGATCGTGGTGGGCGCTGCCATCGACCTGCTGCAAAAGAGGGTCACGCCTCACGGCATGCGTAAGGAGGTGGGCAAATGAGTTGGGCACTGGTATGGCAACACCTGTTTATTGTGCTGGCCGCCAGCGTGCTGTCCATTTTGGTGGGCCTGCCGTTAGGCGTCCTGTCCTACATGTACCCCAAGGCCCGGTCTATCATCCTGCGGATCGTTGACCTGCTGCAAACCATCCCCTCCCTGGCCCTGCTGGGCATCATCATGGTGTTCCTGGGGGCAGGAAAGCTGACGGTCATCATTGGAATCACCCTCTACTCCCTGCTGCCCATTGTGCGCAACACCTGCTTAGGGCTCCAGGAGGTGGACTCCGGCGTCAAGGAAGCCGCCCGGGGCATGGGTATGAGCCGGTTGTACCGGCTGCTGAACGTGGAATTCCCCCTGGCTTTCCCCATGGTGTTCACCGGCGTGCGCATTGCCGTGGTCAATGCCATCGGCTCTGCCGTGTTCGCAGCCTTTGTGGGCGGCGGCGGCCTGGGCAGCATCATCACCCGGGGCATCCGCATCCAGGACATGGGCCTGATCCTTTCCGGCACCGGCGCGCTGATGATCATCGCCGTGGTACTGGACCTGCTGATGGGCGCGTTCGAGCAGAAGATGAAGAAAACCCGGGGCGGCGGGGGCAAGCGGATGTGGATCCCCGTGGCGGCGCTGCTGCTGGCCTTTGTGCTGATCCTTCCCTTCGGCCTGCGGGATACCACCGGGGCCAACGAACTGATCCTCTATGACGGCGACTACAGCGAAACCCAGGTCATGCACCACATGATCAAAATGTTGGTGGAGGATCAGACGGATCTGACTGTCACCATCAAGGATCAGATGTCCCAGGTGAACAACTTCAACTCCCTCAAAGGCGGCAGCCACACCTGCGACATGATGATCAGCTACGACGGTACGCTTCTGACCACCTTCCTCAAGCTGGACCCGGAGGATGTGCCGGAAGGCATGTCCATCTACGACTATGCCAACGAGGTGGCTTTGGAGCGCTACGATATGCGCCTGCTGGAGAAACTGGGGTTTGACAACACCTATGCCATCGCCGTGCCGGAATCCGTGGCGGAGCAGTACAGCCTGGAAACGGTCAGCGACTTGATCCCGGTGGCAGGCCAGCTGGTCTTCGGCGCTGAGCATGAGTTCTTCACCCAGGAGGGCAGCATGAAGTTCGGCCCCTTCACCGCTTTTTATGGCCTGAATTTCAAGGATGTCGTCTCCGTGGACGTGAGCCTCAAATATGCCGCCGCGGAAAAGGGCAGCTTTGACGTCACAGAGGTGTACGCCACCGACGGCTTAAACCGCAAGGCCAAGCTGAAGGTGTTGGAAGACGACAAGGGCTTTTTCCCCGATTACAACGGCGCATTCCTGGTCCGGGAGGATACCTTTGAAAAATTTGCCGGCACCGCCCCCAACCTGGAGGAGGTCCTGAACCTGCTTGCCGGCCAGATCGCCAACGATGACATGGTGGAGATGACCTATCAGGTGGATGTCCAGGGCAGGGACGTGGACGATGTGGTCCGGGAATTCCTGGACAGCCGCGGCCTGTTGGGATAACTTGAAAAGGAACCGTGGGAGGCCACCTCCCGCGGTTCTTTTGTGCAGTATTGTTAAAAAGAGCGAGATCATTCTCTTGGTTTATGCAAAAAGATGGTAAATACGACGATTGACATTTGCTTCCGTCTTCTCTATTATAGTAAATATCTTCATAAAATCATGTGGAAAGGAGCCTCATCATGACGATGTACCGCAATGCCAATCAGCGTACGTTTGCGTCTGCCTGTGATGCAGAGGCTTCTTTTTCCTGCGCTCATACTGCCGCTGTTATTCTGGACGCCATTCTGGCGTCCTTTTTTGTTATTCTGGTATGCCTGGGCATCCTTGTATCCGTATGCCTGGTATCCCTGATTCTGGTATGCTTGATTAGCCTGCTGATTCTGGGAAAAATTCAATCGCCAAGAGAACGAGCGCTTACCGCCTAAACTGGTATGCAAAAAGTGGCTCTGCTCTTTTGGCAGAGCCACTTTTTTGTATAAATTGTCATTACATTAAAAAGGAGATCAGAAAAGATGAAAAAGTTTGTGTGTCTCATGATGGCCATGGTTATGGTCGTCGCATGCCTGGCCGGCTGCGGGAATTCCGGCAGCGCCTCCGGTTCCGGCTCTGCGTCCGGCTCCGGTGCTTCCTCCTCCGGTTCCGCCTCTGGTGCGGCCTTTAAGTTAGGCGGCACAGGCCCCCTGACCGGCGGTGCCGCCATCTACGGCAACGCCGCCTACCACGGCGCCCAGATCGCCGTGGACGAGATCAATGCCATGGGCGGCATCCAGTTCGAGCTGAAGTATGAAGACGACGCCCACGACGCTGAAAAGGCCGTCAACGCCTATAACGCCCTGAAGGGCTGGGGCATGCAGCTGTCCCTGGGCTCTGTCACCTCCAAGCCCGCTGAGGCCACCTCCGCCAAAAACTTTGAGGATCGTATTTTTGCCCTGACCCCCTCCGCCTCCTCCGTGGCAACCACCGAGGGCAAGGACAACGTCTTCCAGATGTGCTTCACCGACCCCGGCCAGGGCGCCAAGTCCGCTGAGTACATCGCCAACAAAAACCTGGGTACCAAGATCGCCGTCATCTGGAAAAACGACGATGTGTACTCCAAGGGCCTGTACGACACCTTTACCGCAGCTGCCGAGGAGCTGAACCTGGACATCGTCTCCGACACCACCTTCAATGACGGCAATGCCACCGACTTCTCCGTCCAGCTCGCCGACGCTCAGACCAAGGGAGCCGATCTGGTGTTCCTGCCCATGTACTATGACGTGGCAGCCCTGATCTTCAACCAGGCCAACTCCATGGGCTACGCGCCCAAGTGGTTCGGTGTGGACGGCATGGACGGCATCCTGTCCGTGGAGGGCTTTGACACCTCTCTGGCCGAGGGCGTCATGCTGCTGACCCCCTTCGCCGCCGACGCCAGCGACGAACGCACCCAGGCCTTCACCGCCAAGTATCAGGAGCAGTTCAACGAGATCCCCAACCAGTTTGCCGCCGATGCCTATGACTGCGTTTACGCATACAAGCAGGCTCTGGAAGCCGCTGGCTGCACCCCCGACATGAGCAATGAGGAACTGTGCAACGCCATGATGGAGCAGTTCACCACCATGACTTTCGTCGGCCTGACCAGCGACGAATCCGGCATGACCTGGGAAGCTTCCGGCGCCGTCTCCAAGAGCCCCAAGGGCATGGTCATCCAGGACGGCTCTTACGTGGGCCTGGATTAATCGCAATTCAAAAGCTCACCCGGCGGAGCGGGGCGCACAGCGCCCCCTCCGGCCCCGGGGGCCAGTGCGTATCTGAAAGGCGCCGGCGCGCCGGTACTTTTCAGATGCGCTCTGCTCCCGTCTTCGGGGGCTCTTCCTCCTGTCAATTTGAATCAAGAGGTGTGTGCAAATGACTTTCCTCAATTTCCTGATCAACGGGATCAGTCTTGGCAGCATCTATGCTATTATCGCCCTGGGCTACACCATGGTCTACGGCATTGCCAAGATGTTGAACTTCGCCCACGGCGACGTGATCATGGTGGGTGCGTATGTGTGCTTTTTCGCCGTGTCCACCTACTCCCTGCCGCCCCTGGTGGGGATTTTGCTGGCCGTTGTGATCTGCACGGTATTGGGCATGGTGGTGGAGCGGCTGGCCTACAAGCCGCTGCGCCAGGCTCCCTCCCTGGCGGTGCTGATCACCGCCATCGGCGTCAGCTACTTTTTGCAGAACGCCGCGCTGCTGCTTTGGACCAGCAATACCAAGATGTTCCCCAACTTCTTCACCATCACGGAGAAAACTGCGGATGGTGAGATCGTGAAAAACGGTATCCAGCTCTTCGGCGGAGCGCTGAACATCTCCTTTGTCACCATCATCACCATCGTCACCTGCCTGGTCATCATGCTGGCCCTGACCTTCTTCACCGGCAAGACCAAGATGGGCAAGGCCATGCGTGCCTGTTCGGAGGACAAGGGCGCCGCCCAGTTGATGGGCATCAATGTCAACTCCACCATTTCCCTGACCTTTGCCATTGGCTCCGGCTTGGCCGCTATCGCCGGCGTGCTGCTGTGCTCCGCCTACCCCACGCTGGTGCCCACCACCGGCTCCATGCCCGGTATCAAGGCCTTTACCGCCGCGGTATTCGGCGGCATCGGCTCCATCCCCGGCGCACTGTTGGGCGGGTTGATGCTTGGCATCATCGAAATCTTTGCCAAGGCCTACATCTCCACCCAGCTCAGCGACGCGGTGGTGTTCGCCGTGCTGATTGTCGTGCTGTTGGTCAGACCTGCGGGTCTCTTGGGCAAGCAGATCCGCGAGAAAGTGTGAGGTGGGACGGATGAAAAAACTCAAAACCGGCTCCCGCGTCTTCCGCCGGAACCTGATTACTTACGCGCTGGTCATCGCCGCCTATGCGGTGCTTCAGATTTTAAACGGCGCCGGCGCCGTGGGTTACTCGCTCCAGGGCATGCTGGTGCCCATCTGCGCCTATGTGGTCATGGCCATCTCCCTGAACCTGACCGTGGGTGTGTTGGGTGAGCTGAGCCTGGGCCACGCGGGCTTTATGAGCGTGGGCGCCTTCACCGGCGTCACCGCCGCCGTCGCCCTTCAGGACCTGATCCCTCTGGCCCCGCTGCGTCTGGCCATCGCCATGCTGGTGGGCGCTGCCTTTGCGGCCCTGGCAGGATTCCTCATCGGCATCCCGGTGCTGCGGCTCAACGGAGACTATCTGGCCATTGTGACCCTTGCTTTCGGCGAGATCATCAAGAGCATCTTCAACAACCTCTATGTGGGTCTGGACTCCAGGGGGTTCCACATGAGCATCCTCAGTGACAAAACCAATCTGGCCGAGGGCGGAAAGCTGATCATCGGCGGCCCCATGGGCATCGGCGGCATCCAGACCATCTCCACCTTCACCGCCGGCTTCCTCCTCGTCCTCATCACGCTGGCGGTGGTGTTCAACCTGGTGAACAGCCGCTCCGGCCGGGCCATCATGGCCATCCGCGACAACCGCATCGCCGCGGAGAGCATTGGCCTCAACATCACCCGCTACAAGATGATGGCCTTTGTCACCTCCGCCGCCCTGGCCGGCGCCGCAGGCACGCTTTTCGCCATGAACTACTCCACCATCGTGGCCAACAAGTTCGATTTCAACACGTCTATCCTGATCTTGGTATTCGTGGTCCTGGGCGGCCTTGGCAACATGCTGGGTTCCATCATCGCCGCCGCGGCGCTGACCATCCTGCCGGAGGCGCTGCGTCAGTTCTCCGACTACCGGATGCTGGTCTATGCCATTGTCCTGATCCTGGTGATGCTGGCCACCAACAGCCCCCAGGTCCGTCAATTCATCGTCAAAATCAGAGTTGCCATTGCAGGTAAGGGAAAGGGGGCAGCGGAAGATGTCTAAAATGGTACCGGTTCCCGGACGGGGAATTGTCCCCGAGCGGGACATCGACAAGTCCCCGATCTTAGAGTGCATCGACCTGGGGATCAAATTCGGCGGCCTGGCCGCTGTGGACAACTTCAATCTCACCATCGGCCGTACGGAGATTGCCGGTCTCATCGGCCCCAACGGCGCCGGCAAGACCACCGTGTTCAACCTGCTGACCAAGGTTTACCAGCCCACCCGGGGCACCATCTTGCTGGACGGCATGGACACCAACAACATGACCACGGCCCAGGTCAACCGCTCCGGCATTGCCCGCACCTTCCAAAACATCCGGCTCTTTACCGCCCTCAGCGTAGAGGATAACGTAAAGGTCGCCATGAACAACCAGATGCACTACAATATGTGGAGCGGCGTTTTCCGCCTGCCCGGCTACTGGAAAGAGGAAAAGGTGGCTCACGACCGCGCCATGGAACTGTTGTCCTTTTTCGATATGCAGGATCTGGCCTCCGCCCGGGCCGGCTCCCTCCCCTACGGTGCGCAGCGCCGTCTGGAGATTGTCCGCGCCCTGGCCACCAACCCCAGCCTGCTGCTGCTGGATGAGCCCGCGGCAGGCATGAACCCCTCCGAGACCGCGGACCTGATGGAGCACATCCGCATGATCCGGGACACCTTCAACATTGCCATCATGCTCATTGAACATGACATGAGTTTGGTGATGAACGTGTGCGAGGGGATCTGCGTCCTCAACTTCGGCCATGTGATCGCCAAGGGCACCCCTGCGGAGATTCAGGCCAACCCCACGGTCATTGAGGCCTACCTGGGCAAGAAAAAGGAGGCGTAACAATGGAAACGATTCTGAAGGTAGAGGATATCAACGTCTACTATGGCAGTATCCACGCCATCAAAGGGGTCTCCTTTGAGGTCCGGGAAGGGGAAATCGTCACGCTGATCGGCGCCAACGGCGCCGGCAAATCCACCACACTGAACACGGTTTCCGGCCTGCTGCACAGCAAGTCCGGCTCCATCTCCTTCATGGGCAAGCCTCTGGACCGGGTCGCGCCCCACAAGATCGTGGAAATGGGTCTGGCCCAGGTCCCCGAGGGGCGGCGGGTCTTTTTACAGATGACAGTGGAGGAAAACCTGGAGATGGGCGCTTACACCCAACCTAACTCCGGCGTGGACAGCGACCTGGAGAAGGTCTATGGCCTCTTCCCCCGGCTGAAGGAGCGCCGCAGGCAGATCGCCGGCACCCTCTCCGGCGGTGAGCAGCAGATGCTGGCCATGGGCCGCGCCCTGATGAGCCACCCCAAGCTGCTGATGCTGGATGAGCCCTCCATGGGATTGGCCCCCATCTTAGTGGAGCAGATCTTTGACATCATCCAGGACCTGCACAAGGCCGGCTCCACCATTTTGCTGGTGGAGCAGAACGCCTTGATGGCCCTCTCCATCGCCGACCGTGGCTACGTGCTGGAAACCGGCACCATCGTCACCACCGGTACGGGAATGGAGTTGATCCAGAGCCCAGCCATCAAAAAAGCCTATCTTGGCGGATAAAAAGAAAGGCGCCGTGAAGTTCACGGCGCCTTTTTTTCATCTTTTTTCCGCATTTCATCCAGTTTTTTCTGGCCCTCCATCCGCTCACGGACCAACGGCCCGGTCCGGCCCAGTCAGCCGTGGCAGCCGTCAACGCCGCCTTTCCCGGCCATGAACCAGGAGACCCCAATCCAAACTGCAAGCAGCACAATTCCACCAATGATCATCTGCGGCGTCATAGCGTCCCTCCTTTGCATTCGGCCCCGGTGTCAGGGGGAGAGATGCATCCCCATAACGGCAAGCCTTCGAATGCGATCAGCACGATGCCAGCCATCGGTATCTCCCCTTTTACAGGAAAAGCATACCACATCCGCCGCACTTTGTCAGTAGCTATTGCAACAGCGTCCCCAACAGCAGCCTGGTACCCATCAGGGCCAAAACCCCCTCTTCCGGAAGGTGGAGCACTGTGTCCGGCAGGGGAATCTCCTGAGACTCCACAAGCACTCCGTCCACACTGCGCAGCTCCCGCTGGATGCAGAGCACCTTCTGACCGTCACCCATGCTGGAAAAGGTCAGGCTGTCCTTTCGATCCACGCCGTAGCCCACGACCCGCTCCGCCCGGATCCTCTGCAGCAGTGCCCCGCCGCAGTCCCCGGGCACCAGCAGCGTCTCACAGGCGCAGAAGAGCCCCTTGTGCGCCTCCAGCCGTTCACAGCCCCCGCGGCTCAGCGTCAGCAAATCCCAGCGTCTGGTGGTGAGCACCTCCGGGCGCTGGGGATCGATCCAGATGACTTCCGGCGGCAGCCTTCCCGCCGCAAACAACTCCGACGCACCTAAAAATCCAGCCCGTATCATGTTTTCACCTCGTCTCCAGTTTGAGCGGGAAGTGCCGTTTTATACGCCGATTCTTCTTTTCGTTTTCATCCGTCCGTGTTATAATAACCGCAAGCGCCGCTTCCCGCACTGGTATAAGCGATGCGCAAACGCTCATCCTACTATGCAGCACGCCTTAAGCGCGAAGAGCGCCCATTCCTGAGGAGGGATTTGTCATGCACCCGCTCTCTCACCTGAAAACTGTGAACCATCACCGCTATCTGGTGTGTAAATACTGCTTCCGGCTTGGGCTTTACTGGCAGGGTCTGACCCACGACCTGTCCAAGTACTCCCCCAGGGAGTTTTGGGTTGGGGCCAAATACTACCAGGGGGACCGCAGCCCCAACGACGCCGAGCGCCAGGCCACGGGATGCAGCACCTCGTGGCTGCACCACAAGGGCCGCAACCGCCACCACCTGGAGTATTGGATCGATTACTCCCCCAACGGCGACCACAGTATGACAGGCATGGAGATGCCGGTCAAATACGTGGCGGAAATGTTCTGTGACCGCCTGGCCGCCTGCAAAACCTACCACAAGGGGGATTACAAGGACAGCGATCCCTATGACTTTTTCATCCGGGGCAAGGATCACACCATCTTCCACGAGAACTCCTCCGCCCTGCTGGAGAAAATCCTCCTCATCCTCCGGGACCAGGGGGAGGACGCCGCTTTCGACTACATCCGGCGTGAGGTCCTGCACAACGCAAAATAGCGCGGCAAAAGCGGCCCAGCCTTTTCTGGCTGGGCCGCTTTTCATATCCGCTTATTTGGACAGCTGCTCATCGATGGCCTTGGCGGCGGTCTTGCCGGCGCCCATGGCCAGGATCACGGTGGCAGCGCCAGTGACGGCGTCGCCGCCGGCATAGACGTTCTCACGGGAGGTCAGGCCGTCCTCATTGACGATGATGCCGCCCTTCTTGTTGATCTCCAGCCC
Proteins encoded:
- a CDS encoding ABC transporter permease, which produces MKEFFATYGSMLIKAIGIHTVYVLISVAIGFLLGLAFGILLSRVPKWSGIILPIISIFQTIPGLVFIGVLFLYIGMVPATIIIALSIYAMFPVLKNTYTGILGVAPQYVEASKGCGMSAVQTLFQVELPLAMPTIIAGLRMSAIYTVSWTVLASMIGLGGLGDFVYQGVSSNNNTLIIAGAIPAAILAIVVGAAIDLLQKRVTPHGMRKEVGK
- a CDS encoding glycine betaine ABC transporter substrate-binding protein, with amino-acid sequence MSWALVWQHLFIVLAASVLSILVGLPLGVLSYMYPKARSIILRIVDLLQTIPSLALLGIIMVFLGAGKLTVIIGITLYSLLPIVRNTCLGLQEVDSGVKEAARGMGMSRLYRLLNVEFPLAFPMVFTGVRIAVVNAIGSAVFAAFVGGGGLGSIITRGIRIQDMGLILSGTGALMIIAVVLDLLMGAFEQKMKKTRGGGGKRMWIPVAALLLAFVLILPFGLRDTTGANELILYDGDYSETQVMHHMIKMLVEDQTDLTVTIKDQMSQVNNFNSLKGGSHTCDMMISYDGTLLTTFLKLDPEDVPEGMSIYDYANEVALERYDMRLLEKLGFDNTYAIAVPESVAEQYSLETVSDLIPVAGQLVFGAEHEFFTQEGSMKFGPFTAFYGLNFKDVVSVDVSLKYAAAEKGSFDVTEVYATDGLNRKAKLKVLEDDKGFFPDYNGAFLVREDTFEKFAGTAPNLEEVLNLLAGQIANDDMVEMTYQVDVQGRDVDDVVREFLDSRGLLG
- a CDS encoding ABC transporter substrate-binding protein, with translation MKKFVCLMMAMVMVVACLAGCGNSGSASGSGSASGSGASSSGSASGAAFKLGGTGPLTGGAAIYGNAAYHGAQIAVDEINAMGGIQFELKYEDDAHDAEKAVNAYNALKGWGMQLSLGSVTSKPAEATSAKNFEDRIFALTPSASSVATTEGKDNVFQMCFTDPGQGAKSAEYIANKNLGTKIAVIWKNDDVYSKGLYDTFTAAAEELNLDIVSDTTFNDGNATDFSVQLADAQTKGADLVFLPMYYDVAALIFNQANSMGYAPKWFGVDGMDGILSVEGFDTSLAEGVMLLTPFAADASDERTQAFTAKYQEQFNEIPNQFAADAYDCVYAYKQALEAAGCTPDMSNEELCNAMMEQFTTMTFVGLTSDESGMTWEASGAVSKSPKGMVIQDGSYVGLD
- a CDS encoding branched-chain amino acid ABC transporter permease, translating into MTFLNFLINGISLGSIYAIIALGYTMVYGIAKMLNFAHGDVIMVGAYVCFFAVSTYSLPPLVGILLAVVICTVLGMVVERLAYKPLRQAPSLAVLITAIGVSYFLQNAALLLWTSNTKMFPNFFTITEKTADGEIVKNGIQLFGGALNISFVTIITIVTCLVIMLALTFFTGKTKMGKAMRACSEDKGAAQLMGINVNSTISLTFAIGSGLAAIAGVLLCSAYPTLVPTTGSMPGIKAFTAAVFGGIGSIPGALLGGLMLGIIEIFAKAYISTQLSDAVVFAVLIVVLLVRPAGLLGKQIREKV
- a CDS encoding branched-chain amino acid ABC transporter permease, which codes for MKKLKTGSRVFRRNLITYALVIAAYAVLQILNGAGAVGYSLQGMLVPICAYVVMAISLNLTVGVLGELSLGHAGFMSVGAFTGVTAAVALQDLIPLAPLRLAIAMLVGAAFAALAGFLIGIPVLRLNGDYLAIVTLAFGEIIKSIFNNLYVGLDSRGFHMSILSDKTNLAEGGKLIIGGPMGIGGIQTISTFTAGFLLVLITLAVVFNLVNSRSGRAIMAIRDNRIAAESIGLNITRYKMMAFVTSAALAGAAGTLFAMNYSTIVANKFDFNTSILILVFVVLGGLGNMLGSIIAAAALTILPEALRQFSDYRMLVYAIVLILVMLATNSPQVRQFIVKIRVAIAGKGKGAAEDV
- a CDS encoding ABC transporter ATP-binding protein, which produces MVPVPGRGIVPERDIDKSPILECIDLGIKFGGLAAVDNFNLTIGRTEIAGLIGPNGAGKTTVFNLLTKVYQPTRGTILLDGMDTNNMTTAQVNRSGIARTFQNIRLFTALSVEDNVKVAMNNQMHYNMWSGVFRLPGYWKEEKVAHDRAMELLSFFDMQDLASARAGSLPYGAQRRLEIVRALATNPSLLLLDEPAAGMNPSETADLMEHIRMIRDTFNIAIMLIEHDMSLVMNVCEGICVLNFGHVIAKGTPAEIQANPTVIEAYLGKKKEA
- a CDS encoding ABC transporter ATP-binding protein — its product is MLKVEDINVYYGSIHAIKGVSFEVREGEIVTLIGANGAGKSTTLNTVSGLLHSKSGSISFMGKPLDRVAPHKIVEMGLAQVPEGRRVFLQMTVEENLEMGAYTQPNSGVDSDLEKVYGLFPRLKERRRQIAGTLSGGEQQMLAMGRALMSHPKLLMLDEPSMGLAPILVEQIFDIIQDLHKAGSTILLVEQNALMALSIADRGYVLETGTIVTTGTGMELIQSPAIKKAYLGG
- a CDS encoding DUF5662 family protein; protein product: MHPLSHLKTVNHHRYLVCKYCFRLGLYWQGLTHDLSKYSPREFWVGAKYYQGDRSPNDAERQATGCSTSWLHHKGRNRHHLEYWIDYSPNGDHSMTGMEMPVKYVAEMFCDRLAACKTYHKGDYKDSDPYDFFIRGKDHTIFHENSSALLEKILLILRDQGEDAAFDYIRREVLHNAK